Proteins from a genomic interval of Papaver somniferum cultivar HN1 chromosome 4, ASM357369v1, whole genome shotgun sequence:
- the LOC113274511 gene encoding uncharacterized protein LOC113274511 yields MGRRYTDYRHDLHLQYRKSKSLAKAQAEFPNLSQEDWNYLCTQLFNTPEFQKLSAQNAQSRACLQFLHRGGSRSFISRGPKPVYSVVYFCVLYQLNLEVFMHVVV; encoded by the exons ATGGGAAGAAGGTATACAGACTACAGACATGATCTTCACCTACAGTACCGAAAATCAAAATCACTGGCCAAAGCACAAGCAGAGTTCCCTAACCTCTCGCAAGAAGATTGGAATTATCTGTGTACTCAGCTTTTCAACACACCAGAATTTCAG AAATTATCTGCTCAGAATGCTCAAAGTCGGGCTTGTCTTCAATTCCTCCATCGGGGAGGATCTCGATCGTTTATTAGTCGTGGTCCTAAGCCGGTATACAGTGTTGTATACTTTTGCGTATTGTATCAGTTGAACCTTGAGGTTTTTATGCATGTAGTAGTGTAA